The following coding sequences are from one Comamonas koreensis window:
- a CDS encoding GNAT family N-acetyltransferase — protein sequence MTLLTTYRPEQRERVLALSLHEAQQPYVAPMAQTLAELHPGLSAHLIGHGEQIAGFFLIDQDYAQRYPFASADSVGLRSFFVDQRFQGMGLAKRSLQALPAYLQAQGMAATAVFLTVNCKNAAAIPLYRQCGFADTGELYLGGGYGPQHIMRLAL from the coding sequence ATGACCCTCCTCACCACTTACCGGCCCGAGCAGCGCGAGCGCGTGCTGGCCCTGTCCCTGCACGAGGCGCAGCAGCCCTATGTCGCGCCAATGGCCCAGACGCTGGCCGAGCTCCACCCGGGGCTCAGCGCCCACCTGATCGGCCATGGCGAGCAGATTGCCGGCTTTTTCCTAATCGACCAGGACTACGCGCAGCGCTACCCCTTTGCCTCGGCGGACAGCGTGGGCCTGCGCAGCTTCTTTGTCGACCAGCGCTTTCAGGGCATGGGCCTGGCCAAGCGCAGCCTGCAGGCGCTGCCCGCCTACCTGCAGGCGCAAGGCATGGCCGCCACAGCCGTGTTCCTGACGGTGAACTGCAAGAACGCCGCCGCCATCCCGCTGTACCGCCAGTGCGGTTTTGCAGACACCGGCGAGCTGTACCTGGGCGGCGGCTACGGCCCACAGCACATCATGCGGCTGGCGCTGTAA
- the hemH gene encoding ferrochelatase, with the protein MVSRFRPEPLGQPLPDRTGILLCNLGTPDAPTTAATRRYLAEFLSDQRVVEIPPLVWKPILHGVILRTRPAKSAAKYRSIWMPEGSPLAVWTDKQAKLLRGSLGEAGHQVLVRPAMRYGNPSIARQLDAFKAEGVRRVLVLPLYPQYSATTTASVVDAVNAWCASARDIPEIRFVRSYQRDPGYIQALAQSVRKQWQMDGRAPKLVMSFHGIPERNVRLGDPYQQQSQETARLLAAELGLAESEYLLTFQSRFGKAKWLEPYTEPSLIALAQQGLRHVQVMCPGFPADCLETLEEINQEVREAFVHAGGQQFDYIACLNDQPRWIQALRELALQHLQGWDTSAPPPQPR; encoded by the coding sequence ATGGTTTCACGCTTTCGACCCGAGCCCCTTGGCCAACCCCTCCCTGACCGAACCGGCATCCTGCTGTGCAACCTGGGCACACCCGATGCGCCCACCACAGCGGCCACGCGCCGCTACCTGGCCGAGTTTCTGAGCGACCAGCGCGTCGTCGAGATCCCGCCGCTGGTCTGGAAGCCGATACTGCATGGCGTCATTTTGCGCACCCGGCCGGCCAAGTCGGCCGCCAAGTACCGCAGCATCTGGATGCCCGAGGGCTCGCCGCTGGCCGTCTGGACCGACAAGCAGGCCAAACTGCTGCGCGGCAGCCTGGGCGAAGCGGGCCACCAGGTGCTGGTGCGGCCGGCGATGCGCTATGGCAACCCCTCGATTGCCCGCCAGCTCGATGCCTTCAAGGCCGAGGGCGTGCGCCGTGTGCTGGTGCTGCCGCTGTACCCGCAGTATTCGGCCACCACCACGGCCAGCGTGGTCGATGCGGTCAACGCCTGGTGCGCCAGCGCGCGCGACATCCCCGAGATCCGCTTTGTGCGCAGCTACCAGCGCGACCCGGGCTATATCCAGGCGCTCGCGCAGAGCGTGCGGAAGCAGTGGCAGATGGATGGCCGCGCGCCCAAGCTGGTGATGAGCTTCCACGGCATTCCTGAGCGCAATGTGCGCCTGGGCGACCCCTACCAGCAGCAATCGCAGGAGACGGCCCGCCTGCTGGCCGCCGAGCTAGGCCTGGCCGAGAGCGAGTACCTGCTGACCTTCCAGTCGCGCTTTGGCAAGGCCAAATGGCTGGAGCCCTATACCGAGCCCAGCCTGATCGCGCTGGCCCAGCAAGGCCTGCGCCATGTGCAGGTGATGTGCCCGGGCTTTCCCGCCGATTGCCTGGAGACGCTCGAGGAGATCAACCAGGAGGTGCGCGAAGCCTTTGTCCATGCAGGCGGCCAGCAGTTCGACTACATTGCCTGCTTGAACGACCAGCCCCGCTGGATCCAGGCGCTGCGCGAGCTGGCCCTGCAGCACCTGCAAGGCTGGGACACCAGCGCCCCGCCGCCCCAGCCGCGCTGA
- a CDS encoding HAD-IA family hydrolase, with the protein MLDLSRIRAISLDLDDTLWPVLPTLKAAEAAQHAFLLDHAPATAALLQDAAEAQRIRQSVRDDFVHLAHDMTHFRQQFIRRALQQSGGDEALVEAVFAQFFAARNRVTWFAEVEDALVWLSSRYPLVAVSNGNAQLDLVGLSPWFVASTSAREVGVAKPDPRIFAAAAERAGIDLPAFLHVGDDAELDVQGALACGMQAAWVQRQELDHHQRSEAGLALRWPLSSPPPQALVRNLTELCDLLGRRAA; encoded by the coding sequence ATGCTCGATCTCTCCCGAATCCGTGCCATCAGCCTTGACCTGGATGACACCCTCTGGCCCGTGCTGCCCACCTTGAAGGCGGCCGAGGCCGCACAGCACGCATTTTTGCTGGACCATGCCCCTGCCACTGCGGCGCTGCTGCAGGACGCGGCCGAGGCCCAGCGCATCCGCCAGTCGGTGCGCGATGACTTTGTACACCTGGCGCATGACATGACGCATTTCCGCCAGCAGTTCATCCGCCGCGCGCTGCAGCAAAGCGGTGGCGATGAAGCGCTGGTCGAGGCCGTTTTTGCCCAGTTCTTTGCGGCCCGCAACCGCGTGACCTGGTTTGCCGAAGTCGAGGATGCGCTGGTTTGGCTCTCCTCGCGCTACCCGCTGGTCGCCGTCTCCAACGGCAATGCGCAGCTGGACCTGGTGGGCCTGTCGCCCTGGTTTGTGGCCAGCACCAGCGCGCGCGAGGTGGGGGTGGCCAAGCCCGATCCGCGCATTTTTGCCGCTGCTGCCGAGCGCGCAGGTATCGATCTGCCGGCCTTTTTGCATGTGGGCGACGACGCCGAGCTGGATGTGCAAGGCGCGCTGGCCTGCGGCATGCAGGCCGCCTGGGTGCAGCGCCAGGAGCTGGACCACCACCAGCGCAGCGAAGCAGGCCTGGCCTTGCGCTGGCCCTTGAGCAGCCCCCCGCCCCAGGCGCTGGTGCGCAATCTGACCGAGCTGTGTGATCTGCTGGGGCGGCGCGCTGCCTGA
- a CDS encoding quinone oxidoreductase family protein — protein MAQVIRLAAAGGPECMQLQQLDVAAPGPGEVLLAQEAVGVNPLDVLQRKGIAPIPLPSGLGLEGAGTVLALGAGVSQVAVGDRVAYATGPLGAYASERLYPAERLVKLPDSISAEQAAAVLFKGITAQYLLTSTYAVGPGTVVLLYGASGGVGQLMASWAKHLGATVIGVVSKPQSQARALAAGCDQALVFDPQTLAAQLREATAGRMADVVYDGLGKLSFAASLDCLRPRGLMVSFGATTGAPPAVEMGTLNAKGSLYITRPSLAAHTASAAEYQQRATAVLQAVAQGILQPAIGRRYALADVAAAHADLEAGQTQGAVVLLP, from the coding sequence ATGGCGCAAGTGATTCGTTTGGCAGCGGCCGGTGGCCCGGAATGCATGCAACTGCAGCAGCTGGATGTGGCCGCACCCGGCCCGGGGGAGGTCCTGCTCGCGCAGGAGGCGGTGGGCGTGAACCCGCTCGATGTGCTGCAGCGCAAGGGCATAGCGCCCATCCCGCTGCCATCGGGCCTGGGTCTGGAGGGCGCGGGCACCGTGCTGGCGCTGGGCGCCGGGGTGAGCCAGGTGGCGGTGGGCGACCGGGTGGCCTATGCCACCGGCCCCTTGGGCGCCTATGCCAGCGAGCGCCTCTACCCGGCCGAGCGCCTGGTCAAGCTGCCCGATAGCATCAGCGCCGAGCAGGCCGCCGCCGTGCTGTTCAAAGGCATTACCGCGCAGTACCTGCTGACGAGCACCTATGCCGTCGGCCCGGGCACCGTTGTGCTGCTCTATGGCGCATCGGGCGGTGTGGGCCAGCTGATGGCCTCCTGGGCCAAGCACCTGGGCGCCACCGTCATCGGCGTGGTCTCCAAACCGCAAAGCCAGGCGCGGGCGCTGGCTGCCGGTTGCGACCAGGCGCTGGTGTTCGATCCCCAGACCCTGGCCGCCCAACTGCGCGAGGCCACTGCCGGGCGCATGGCCGATGTGGTCTATGACGGCCTGGGCAAGCTGTCGTTTGCCGCATCGCTGGACTGCCTGCGCCCACGGGGCCTGATGGTGTCCTTTGGCGCCACCACCGGCGCGCCGCCCGCCGTCGAAATGGGCACGCTCAACGCCAAGGGCTCGCTCTACATCACCCGCCCCTCACTGGCCGCGCACACTGCCTCGGCGGCCGAGTACCAGCAGCGCGCCACTGCCGTGCTGCAGGCAGTGGCGCAAGGCATCCTCCAACCGGCCATTGGGCGCCGCTATGCGCTCGCCGACGTGGCTGCCGCCCATGCCGATCTGGAAGCGGGGCAGACACAGGGGGCGGTGGTGCTGCTGCCTTGA
- a CDS encoding LysR family transcriptional regulator has product MPLLDSQHADELSALLAVFDAGSFVAAAAQLQRHPTVLSRRLSALEARLGIRLLERSTRQLRFTSEGQHFVAQVREAMALLEQAQRQASEAAAVVRGSLRLSLPASMGRRWLSPMVAGFAKAHPQVVLDVEYAERFVDIIGERFDAAIRIGSLADSSLVATRLCDHRRLVCAAPSYLAAQGWPQTPQDLASHRCLGFTGLRSYPQWQFSRAGESCTVSIRASMVSNDNEALLVAARQGLGIIAGGDWLLGPEVAAGHLQEVLPQWQLQADAGIYLVRPSSQWRSAASSALRDWVMAHFAQGAPWRQPEGAA; this is encoded by the coding sequence ATGCCCCTGCTCGACAGCCAACACGCCGATGAACTCAGCGCCTTGCTGGCGGTGTTCGATGCCGGCTCGTTTGTCGCAGCGGCCGCGCAGTTGCAGCGCCACCCGACGGTGCTGTCGCGCCGGCTGAGCGCGCTGGAGGCGCGGCTGGGGATTCGGCTGCTGGAGCGCTCCACGCGCCAGCTGCGGTTTACCAGCGAGGGCCAGCATTTTGTGGCCCAGGTGCGCGAGGCGATGGCCTTGCTGGAACAGGCCCAGCGCCAGGCCAGCGAGGCCGCGGCGGTGGTGCGCGGGTCGCTGCGGCTGTCGCTGCCGGCCAGCATGGGGCGGCGCTGGCTCAGCCCCATGGTGGCGGGGTTTGCCAAGGCCCACCCGCAGGTGGTGCTGGATGTGGAGTATGCCGAGCGCTTTGTCGACATCATCGGGGAGCGTTTTGATGCCGCGATCCGTATCGGCTCGCTGGCCGACAGCAGCCTGGTGGCGACCCGGCTGTGTGACCACCGGCGCCTGGTCTGCGCCGCGCCCAGCTATCTGGCAGCGCAAGGCTGGCCGCAAACGCCGCAGGACCTGGCCAGCCACCGCTGCCTGGGTTTTACCGGGCTGCGCAGCTACCCGCAGTGGCAGTTCTCGCGCGCGGGGGAATCCTGCACGGTCAGCATCCGCGCCAGCATGGTGAGCAATGACAACGAGGCCTTGCTGGTCGCCGCGCGCCAAGGGCTGGGCATCATTGCGGGCGGCGACTGGTTGCTGGGCCCCGAGGTGGCAGCGGGCCATCTGCAGGAGGTGCTGCCGCAGTGGCAACTGCAGGCCGATGCCGGCATTTACCTGGTGCGGCCTTCCAGCCAGTGGCGCAGTGCCGCATCCAGCGCCTTGCGCGACTGGGTGATGGCGCATTTTGCGCAGGGCGCGCCCTGGCGCCAGCCAGAAGGCGCTGCTTGA
- the hpnE gene encoding hydroxysqualene dehydroxylase HpnE, producing MDRSQRIAVIGGGWAGMAAAVELAAVSAHQVTVWESSAHWGGRARGLALALPGGDEITIDNGQHILIGAYTACRALMERVGVSTDASFIKRPLAMRYPDGRGIQFPDTAPPWDALIGIATARGWSLIERLQLLRRAAAWQRQGFRCAPQASVADLCAGLPQRLLAEFFDPLCISALNTPLHEASGQVFLRVLQDSLFATHKGSHFWLPLVDLGRLFPDAAASWLQARGHDCHLSGRVQQLARSESGWRVNGQRYDQILLACPAWEAARLVQAAFADPSAPEQAEAQAWADDAQRLAHTAIATVYAWNPAPNAQGHSLTAPWLALKSSPLQPAQFVFDRAQLGDPAGLLAFVISTSEGDRAEIEQQVIAQAQAQLGLALQPLKTIVEKRATFACTPGLQRPGMAIAPGLLACGDYIDGPYPATLEGAVRSGIAAAHALA from the coding sequence GTGGACCGCAGCCAACGTATCGCCGTGATCGGCGGCGGCTGGGCCGGCATGGCCGCTGCCGTCGAGCTCGCTGCGGTCAGCGCCCACCAGGTGACGGTCTGGGAATCCTCCGCCCACTGGGGCGGCCGCGCGCGCGGTCTGGCCTTGGCCTTGCCCGGCGGCGACGAGATCACCATCGACAACGGCCAGCACATTCTGATTGGTGCCTACACCGCCTGCCGCGCGCTGATGGAGCGGGTGGGTGTCAGCACCGATGCGTCCTTTATCAAGCGACCACTGGCCATGCGCTACCCCGACGGCCGGGGCATTCAGTTTCCCGATACCGCCCCGCCCTGGGATGCGCTGATCGGCATTGCCACGGCCAGGGGCTGGTCGCTGATCGAACGCCTGCAACTGCTGCGCCGCGCCGCCGCCTGGCAACGCCAGGGTTTTCGCTGCGCACCGCAGGCCAGCGTGGCCGATCTCTGCGCCGGTCTGCCCCAGCGCCTGCTCGCAGAGTTCTTTGACCCGCTGTGCATCTCGGCGCTGAACACGCCCCTGCACGAAGCCAGCGGCCAGGTCTTTCTGCGCGTGCTGCAAGACAGCCTGTTTGCCACCCACAAAGGCTCGCATTTCTGGCTACCGCTGGTGGACCTTGGCAGGCTCTTCCCCGATGCTGCCGCCAGCTGGCTGCAAGCCCGGGGCCATGACTGCCACCTGAGCGGTCGGGTGCAACAGCTGGCCAGGTCCGAGTCCGGCTGGCGGGTCAACGGCCAGCGTTATGACCAGATTCTGCTGGCCTGCCCGGCCTGGGAGGCCGCGCGCCTGGTGCAAGCGGCCTTTGCCGATCCGTCAGCGCCCGAGCAGGCAGAGGCTCAGGCCTGGGCCGACGACGCCCAGCGCCTGGCACACACCGCCATTGCCACCGTCTACGCCTGGAACCCGGCCCCCAACGCCCAGGGCCACAGCCTGACTGCGCCCTGGCTGGCGCTAAAGAGCAGCCCTTTGCAGCCCGCGCAGTTTGTGTTCGACCGCGCCCAGCTGGGTGACCCGGCGGGCCTGCTGGCCTTTGTCATCAGTACTAGCGAGGGCGACCGCGCCGAGATCGAGCAGCAGGTCATCGCCCAGGCACAGGCCCAGTTGGGCCTGGCCTTGCAGCCCCTCAAAACCATTGTGGAAAAGCGCGCCACCTTTGCCTGCACGCCTGGGCTGCAGCGCCCTGGCATGGCCATTGCACCCGGTCTGCTGGCCTGCGGCGACTATATCGACGGGCCCTACCCCGCGACCTTGGAAGGCGCCGTGCGCAGCGGCATTGCCGCCGCCCACGCGCTGGCCTGA
- the hpnD gene encoding presqualene diphosphate synthase HpnD: protein MTTPQQYVQNKAAASGSSFYYAFLFLPKDRRAAITAFYAFCREVDDVVDEVSDPGVAATKLAWWQSEVRKSFAGQPSHPVMQALMPHASAFSIQAEHLLAVIEGCQMDLEQTRYLDFPGLQRYCHLVAGVVGEVAARIFGQTSPQTTQYAHKLGLAFQLTNIIRDVGEDAMRGRIYLPVNELQQFDVKAHEVLNRKYSDRFEALMRFQAQRAHQLYDEALTLLPQADYRAQKPGLMMASIYRTLLREIEQDKFQVLHQRVSLTPLRKLWLAWRMQALGRM from the coding sequence ATGACCACGCCCCAGCAGTATGTTCAAAACAAGGCCGCAGCCTCCGGCAGCAGCTTTTACTATGCCTTCCTCTTCCTGCCCAAAGACCGGCGTGCAGCGATCACCGCCTTCTACGCCTTTTGCAGAGAGGTCGACGATGTGGTCGACGAGGTAAGCGACCCGGGCGTGGCAGCGACCAAGCTGGCCTGGTGGCAGAGCGAAGTGCGCAAGAGCTTTGCCGGCCAGCCCAGCCACCCGGTCATGCAGGCACTGATGCCCCATGCCAGCGCCTTCTCCATCCAGGCCGAGCACCTGCTGGCGGTGATCGAAGGCTGCCAGATGGACCTGGAGCAAACCCGCTATCTGGATTTTCCCGGCCTGCAGCGCTACTGCCACCTGGTGGCAGGCGTGGTGGGCGAGGTGGCAGCCCGCATCTTTGGCCAGACCAGCCCGCAAACCACGCAGTACGCCCACAAGTTGGGCCTGGCGTTCCAGCTCACCAACATCATTCGCGATGTGGGCGAGGACGCGATGCGCGGCCGCATCTACCTGCCCGTCAATGAGCTCCAGCAGTTCGATGTCAAGGCGCATGAGGTGCTCAACCGCAAGTACTCGGACCGGTTCGAAGCGCTGATGCGCTTTCAGGCCCAGCGCGCCCACCAGCTCTATGACGAGGCGCTGACCCTGCTGCCGCAGGCCGATTACCGCGCGCAAAAGCCCGGGCTGATGATGGCCAGCATCTACCGCACCTTGCTGCGCGAGATCGAGCAGGACAAGTTCCAGGTGCTGCACCAGCGCGTGAGCCTGACTCCCCTGCGCAAGCTCTGGCTGGCCTGGCGCATGCAAGCGCTGGGCCGCATGTAA
- a CDS encoding response regulator transcription factor, which translates to MRILLVEDDQMIGEVVLDALRAESWAVDWVKDGAMAQTALATAGYDLVLLDLGLPRVDGLQVLREMRARQVRIPVLVATARDAIAERVAGLDAGADDYIIKPYDLDELLARIRALLRRASGRAEPEYCWGQVRLVPASREAFVAGQPVQLSAREWAVLEPLIARPGRVLSRAQLEEKLYSWRDDISSNAVEVYIHGVRKKLGADLIQNVRGLGYLVPVESLPSGVAP; encoded by the coding sequence ATGCGCATACTCCTGGTAGAAGATGATCAGATGATTGGCGAAGTGGTGCTCGATGCACTGCGTGCCGAATCCTGGGCGGTCGATTGGGTCAAGGACGGGGCGATGGCGCAGACGGCGCTGGCGACTGCCGGCTACGACTTGGTGCTGCTGGACCTGGGCCTGCCCAGGGTGGATGGACTACAGGTGCTGCGCGAGATGCGCGCGCGCCAGGTCCGCATCCCCGTGCTGGTGGCCACCGCGCGCGATGCCATTGCAGAGCGCGTCGCGGGGCTCGATGCCGGTGCCGACGACTACATCATCAAACCCTATGACCTCGATGAGCTGCTGGCGCGCATCCGCGCGCTGCTGCGCCGCGCCAGCGGCCGGGCCGAGCCCGAGTACTGCTGGGGCCAGGTGCGCCTGGTGCCCGCCTCGCGCGAGGCCTTTGTGGCCGGCCAGCCGGTGCAGCTGTCGGCCCGTGAGTGGGCGGTGCTCGAGCCCTTGATCGCCCGGCCCGGCCGCGTGCTCTCGCGTGCGCAGTTGGAAGAAAAGCTCTACTCCTGGCGCGATGACATCAGCAGCAATGCCGTCGAGGTCTATATCCACGGCGTGCGCAAAAAGCTCGGCGCCGATCTGATCCAGAATGTGCGCGGCCTGGGCTACCTGGTGCCGGTCGAGTCGCTGCCAAGCGGGGTGGCGCCT